In Centroberyx gerrardi isolate f3 chromosome 11, fCenGer3.hap1.cur.20231027, whole genome shotgun sequence, the following are encoded in one genomic region:
- the ube2b gene encoding ubiquitin-conjugating enzyme E2 B: MSTPARRRLMRDFKRLQEDPPTGVSGAPSENNIMLWNAVIFGPVGTPFEDGTFKLVIEFSEEYPNKPPTVRFVSRMFHPNVYADGSICLDILQNRWSPTYDVSSILTSIQSLLDEPNPNSPANSQAAQLYQENKREYEKRVSAIVEQSWVDI, from the exons aTGTCGACCCCGGCTAGAAGACGGCTTATGAGAGATTTTAAAAG ACTTCAAGAAGATCCCCCTACCGGAGTGAGCGGAGCGCCATCAGAGAACAACATCATGCTTTGGAACGCTGTTATTTTCGG gcCTGTGGGAACACCATTCGAAGATG GAACTTTTAAGCTTGTGATAGAGTTTTCAGAAGAGTACCCAAACAAGCCACCCACAGTTAGGTTTGTCTCCAGAATGTTTCACCCAAATG TTTATGCAGATGGCAGTATATGTTTAGACATCCTTCAGAACCGCTGGAGCCCCACGTATGATGTCTCGTCCATACTCACCTCCATccag TCGCTGCTGGACGAGCCAAACCCCAACAGCCCGGCCAACAGCCAGGCCGCACAGCTGTATCAGGAAAACAAGAGGGAGTACGAGAAGAGGGTGTCGGCCATCGTGGAGCAGAGCTGGGTGGACATCTGA
- the cdkn2aipnl gene encoding CDKN2AIP N-terminal-like protein codes for MASLDVQEFIQQNRALADQVETFRGVSESEKHWDARREFILRNISEYEDPHLDHLLALSMVWANNVFLGCRYSSELLDKVKEMAEGVVVEDAPVFKTRDEIMKKQQGR; via the exons ATGGCTTCTCTGGACGTCCAGGAGTTCATTCAACAAAACAGAGCGCTGGCCGACCAGGTGGAGACCTTCCGCGGCGTTTCGGAGAGCGAGAAGCACTGGGACGCCCGCAGAGAGTTCATCCTGAGGAACATCAGCGAGTACGAAGACCCGCACCTGGACCATCTGCTGGCTCTGTCCATGGTCTGGGCCAACAACGTCTTCCTCGGCTGTCG ataCAGCAGCGAGCTGCTGGACAAAGTGAAGGAAATGGCAGAAGGCGTCGTGGTGGAAGATGCTCCGGTCTTCAAGACAAGAGATGAGATTATGAAGAAACAACAG GGTCGATGA